One genomic region from Enterobacter hormaechei ATCC 49162 encodes:
- the rpmG gene encoding 50S ribosomal protein L33 produces the protein MAKGIREKIKLVSSAGTGHFYTTTKNKRTKPEKLELKKFDPVVRQHVLYKEAKIK, from the coding sequence ATGGCTAAAGGTATTCGCGAGAAAATCAAGCTGGTTTCTTCTGCTGGTACAGGTCACTTCTACACCACCACGAAGAACAAACGTACTAAGCCGGAAAAACTGGAACTGAAAAAATTCGATCCAGTTGTACGCCAGCACGTACTGTACAAAGAAGCTAAAATCAAATAA
- the rpmB gene encoding 50S ribosomal protein L28: MSRVCQVTGKRPVTGNNRSHALNATKRRFLPNLHSHRFWVESEKRFVTLRVSAKGMRVIDKKGIDTVLSELRARGEKY; this comes from the coding sequence ATGTCCCGAGTCTGCCAAGTTACTGGCAAGCGTCCGGTGACCGGTAACAACCGTTCCCACGCACTGAACGCGACTAAACGCCGTTTCCTGCCGAACCTGCACTCTCACCGTTTCTGGGTTGAGAGCGAGAAGCGTTTTGTCACCCTGCGCGTATCTGCTAAAGGTATGCGTGTAATCGATAAGAAAGGCATCGATACAGTTCTGTCCGAACTGCGTGCCCGTGGCGAAAAGTACTAA
- the radC gene encoding RadC family protein: protein MEETELLLPREKMLRHGVTLLKDDELLALFLRTGTPGKTVFTLAKELIDHFGSLYGLLTAELEAFTHVEGIGVAKYAQLRGIAELARRFYNVRMEEEDPILTPDMTREFLQSQLSDLEREIFMVIFLDNKNRVLKHTRLFSGTLSHVEVHPREIVREAIKVNAAGVILAHNHPSGCAEPSRADKAITERIIKCCQFMDIRVLDHLIIGRGEYISFAERGWI from the coding sequence ATGGAAGAGACTGAACTGCTGTTACCGCGTGAAAAAATGCTGCGTCATGGCGTCACATTGTTAAAAGATGACGAGCTGCTGGCGCTCTTTTTACGCACAGGCACGCCGGGAAAAACGGTGTTTACGCTGGCGAAAGAGCTGATAGACCATTTCGGTTCACTGTATGGTTTACTGACCGCCGAACTGGAGGCGTTTACGCACGTTGAGGGGATTGGCGTGGCGAAATATGCCCAGTTGCGGGGCATTGCGGAGCTGGCCCGACGATTTTACAACGTGCGTATGGAGGAAGAAGACCCGATCCTGACCCCTGACATGACCCGCGAATTTCTGCAAAGCCAGCTCTCCGACCTGGAGCGGGAGATCTTCATGGTGATCTTTCTCGACAACAAAAACCGGGTACTGAAACATACCCGCCTTTTTTCGGGAACATTGAGCCACGTTGAGGTGCATCCGCGTGAAATTGTGCGGGAAGCGATAAAAGTGAATGCAGCCGGCGTGATCCTCGCGCATAATCACCCCTCTGGCTGTGCAGAACCAAGCAGAGCTGACAAAGCAATTACCGAACGTATTATCAAATGCTGTCAATTCATGGACATTCGTGTGCTGGACCATCTGATAATTGGCCGCGGAGAGTACATTTCTTTTGCCGAACGTGGCTGGATTTAG